A DNA window from Betaproteobacteria bacterium contains the following coding sequences:
- a CDS encoding NAD(P)/FAD-dependent oxidoreductase — protein sequence MEKMKLVLVGNGMAGVRTLEELLKVAPDLYDITVFGAEPHPNYNRILLSPVLAGEMTINDIVLNDLSWYETNGIRLHLNKKVVKIDRTARKVVADDGTEEAYDRLLLATGSNPFMLPIPGKDLPGVIAYRDIKDTDEMIDAASRHKHAVVIGGGLLGLEAANGLALRGMDVTVVHVMPWLMERQLDRTASEMLQKSLEAKGLKFKLEKQTEALVRGESGRVCAIKFKDGEEIPADLVVMAVGIRPNTELAESARLQCNRGILVNDTMQTFDPRVYAVGECVSHRGIAYGLVAPLFEQAKVCANHLAEFGFGRYKGSVTSTKLKVTGIDLFSAGDFTGGEGTEEIVLHDAAGQVYKKLVIKDDKIVGGVMYGDTADGSWYFQMLREGRNIADIRDHLMFGQTTLGNAGHQGQAHAATMPDEMEVCGCNGVCKGTIVKAIKENGLFTLDDVRKHTKASASCGSCTGLVEQILASTLGGAYAPQENTLKPMCGCTDFTHEQVRKAIREDKLLSIPEAMQFLTWKTPNGCASCRPALNYYLISTWPHEAKDDPQSRFINERAHGNIQKDGTDSVIPRMYGGVTSPDQLRRIADVADKYRIPTVKVTGGQRIDLLGVKKEDLPKVWADLDMPSGYAYAKALRTVKTCVGSEWCRFGVQDSTNLGIDLERAFDRMWSPHKVKMAVSGCPRNCAESGIKDVGIVGVESGWEISVAGNGGIKTEVAQFLCKVKTREEVVEYSGAFIQLYREEARYLDRTCHWVARVGLDYVKSRILDDAEGRKALYERLLYAVSGEKDPWKERVQEGAARQEFEPLYV from the coding sequence ATGGAAAAAATGAAGCTGGTGTTGGTTGGCAACGGCATGGCGGGGGTGCGCACGCTGGAAGAATTGCTCAAGGTCGCGCCCGATCTCTACGACATCACCGTCTTCGGTGCGGAACCGCACCCGAACTACAACCGCATCCTGCTCTCGCCCGTGCTGGCCGGCGAAATGACCATCAACGACATCGTGCTGAACGATCTGTCCTGGTACGAAACGAACGGCATCCGGCTGCACCTCAACAAGAAGGTCGTGAAGATCGACCGCACGGCGCGCAAGGTCGTGGCCGATGACGGCACCGAGGAAGCCTACGACCGGCTGCTGCTCGCGACGGGATCGAACCCCTTCATGCTGCCGATCCCCGGCAAGGACCTGCCCGGCGTCATCGCCTACCGCGACATCAAGGACACCGACGAGATGATCGACGCGGCGTCCCGCCACAAGCACGCCGTGGTGATCGGCGGCGGCCTGCTCGGCCTGGAAGCCGCCAACGGCCTCGCGCTGCGCGGCATGGATGTGACCGTCGTGCACGTGATGCCGTGGCTCATGGAGCGCCAGCTCGACCGGACGGCCTCCGAAATGCTGCAGAAGTCGCTCGAGGCGAAGGGGCTCAAGTTCAAGCTGGAGAAGCAGACCGAGGCGCTCGTCCGCGGCGAGTCCGGCCGCGTCTGTGCCATCAAGTTCAAGGACGGCGAGGAAATCCCCGCCGATCTCGTTGTCATGGCCGTGGGCATCCGCCCGAACACGGAGCTCGCGGAATCGGCCCGGCTGCAGTGCAATCGCGGCATCCTCGTCAACGACACGATGCAGACCTTCGATCCGCGTGTCTACGCGGTCGGCGAGTGCGTCTCGCATCGCGGCATCGCCTACGGCCTGGTCGCGCCGCTGTTTGAGCAGGCCAAGGTGTGCGCCAACCATCTCGCGGAGTTCGGCTTCGGTCGCTACAAGGGCTCGGTCACATCCACCAAGCTCAAGGTGACGGGCATCGATCTCTTCTCCGCGGGCGACTTCACCGGCGGTGAGGGCACGGAGGAGATCGTCCTCCACGACGCTGCCGGGCAGGTCTACAAGAAGCTCGTGATCAAGGACGACAAGATCGTCGGTGGCGTGATGTACGGTGACACCGCCGACGGCTCCTGGTACTTCCAGATGCTGCGCGAGGGCCGCAACATCGCCGACATCCGCGATCACCTGATGTTCGGGCAGACCACACTGGGCAACGCCGGTCACCAGGGACAGGCGCACGCGGCAACCATGCCGGACGAGATGGAGGTCTGCGGCTGCAACGGCGTGTGCAAGGGCACCATCGTCAAGGCGATCAAGGAGAACGGGCTCTTCACCCTCGACGACGTGCGCAAGCACACGAAAGCGTCTGCTTCGTGCGGATCGTGTACGGGTCTGGTCGAGCAGATTCTCGCCTCGACGCTCGGCGGCGCCTACGCACCGCAGGAGAACACCCTGAAGCCGATGTGCGGCTGCACCGACTTCACCCACGAGCAGGTGCGCAAGGCGATCCGCGAGGACAAGCTGCTGTCCATTCCGGAGGCGATGCAGTTTCTCACCTGGAAGACACCGAACGGCTGCGCGTCCTGCAGGCCGGCCCTCAACTACTACCTGATCTCCACCTGGCCGCACGAGGCGAAGGACGATCCGCAGTCGCGCTTCATCAACGAGCGCGCCCACGGCAACATCCAGAAGGACGGCACGGACTCCGTGATTCCGCGCATGTACGGCGGCGTCACCTCGCCGGACCAGCTGCGGCGCATCGCGGACGTCGCGGACAAGTACCGGATTCCGACCGTCAAGGTCACCGGCGGCCAGCGCATCGACCTGCTCGGCGTGAAGAAGGAAGATCTGCCGAAGGTCTGGGCCGACCTCGACATGCCGTCCGGGTACGCCTACGCCAAGGCGCTGCGCACGGTGAAGACCTGCGTGGGCTCGGAGTGGTGCCGCTTCGGCGTGCAGGATTCCACCAACCTGGGCATCGACCTCGAGCGCGCCTTCGATCGCATGTGGTCGCCGCACAAGGTGAAGATGGCGGTCTCCGGCTGCCCGCGCAACTGCGCCGAATCCGGCATCAAGGACGTCGGCATCGTCGGCGTCGAGTCCGGCTGGGAGATCAGCGTCGCCGGCAACGGCGGCATCAAGACGGAAGTCGCGCAGTTCCTCTGCAAGGTGAAGACACGCGAGGAGGTGGTGGAATACTCGGGCGCCTTCATCCAGCTCTACCGGGAGGAGGCGCGCTACCTCGACCGCACCTGCCACTGGGTGGCACGGGTCGGCCTCGACTACGTGAAGAGCCGCATCCTGGACGATGCCGAAGGCAGGAAAGCGCTGTACGAGCGCCTGCTGTACGCCGTCTCCGGCGAGAAGGACCCCTGGAAGGAGCGGGTGCAGGAGGGTGCCGCCAGGCAGGAGTTCGAACCGCTCTACGTCTAG
- a CDS encoding molybdopterin-dependent oxidoreductase produces the protein MQEVKSTCCYCGVGCGVVVQTHDGAIVGVRGDEEHPANFGRLCSKGSTLHLSTGLATRALHPEMRTSRNTAARTRCSWDEALDFCAQRFAEIIRRDGADAVAFYVSGQLLTEDYYVFNKLAKGLVGSNNIDTNSRLCMSSAVAGYKATLGMDAPPACYEDIDHTQCLFIAGSNTAFAHPILYRRIEAARQKNPQLKTIVVDPRRTDTAREANLHLPILPGTDVALFNGMLHVLLWEELCDQAYIAAHTEGFDALKQTVREYTPAAVAHTCGVPADAIVEAARWFGQSEATLSLYCQGLNQSSNGTQNNAALINLHLATGQIGRPGAGPLSLTGQPNAMGGREVGGLANLLSAHRDMADPVHRAEVARLWGVPDVPAKPGKTAVELFEAVRSGEIKAVWIACTNPAQSLPDVGLVHEALHKAEFVVVQEAFTNTDTVAFADVLLPASTWGEKEGVVTNSERRITRVKGAVAPPGEARADWEIARDFALRLGGALGNALAPRMFDYADTEAVFNEHRESTRGRDLDITGLSYALLETRGPQQWPFPEGATAGKVRLYDDGVYPTPTGRARFLNTKYKATAEKTDARFPMHLNTGRLRDQWHGMSRTGRVARLYNHAGEPVLSVNPADMERRQLRDGDIVRVTSRRGETVLRVAASDEMRPGQTFLPMHWGGQFMNSAGANGLTLGALDPVSKQPELKHAAVRVEKLNLPWQLVVMRVVDMRDASADTVSGKAAQWLASANPLLGEFVYATIGLFGREHPAVILQAAHAAPVAPELVAEIDRLFDFDERASMTYVDAKRGISKRVMIEDGVVTGVRLTGETAARDWLKDIMAQGSPADAVRRWVLAPLAAPPAGSRQRGRVICTCLDVAEQEITERIALGADLGALQTSLKCGTQCGSCVPELKRLVALGDNKPGNLAAARP, from the coding sequence ATGCAAGAAGTCAAATCCACCTGTTGCTATTGCGGCGTCGGCTGCGGCGTCGTGGTGCAGACGCACGACGGCGCCATCGTCGGCGTGCGCGGCGATGAGGAACATCCCGCGAACTTCGGGCGCCTGTGCTCGAAGGGTTCGACGCTGCACCTGAGCACCGGTCTGGCGACGCGGGCGCTCCATCCGGAAATGCGGACGAGCCGCAACACCGCTGCACGCACCCGTTGCAGCTGGGACGAGGCGCTCGACTTCTGTGCGCAGCGCTTCGCGGAAATCATCCGGCGCGACGGGGCCGACGCGGTGGCCTTCTATGTTTCCGGGCAACTGCTGACCGAGGACTACTACGTCTTCAACAAGCTCGCCAAGGGTCTCGTCGGCAGCAACAACATCGACACCAACTCGCGGCTTTGCATGTCCTCCGCCGTGGCAGGCTACAAGGCGACCCTCGGCATGGACGCGCCGCCCGCCTGCTACGAGGACATCGATCACACCCAGTGCCTCTTCATCGCCGGCTCCAACACGGCGTTCGCGCACCCGATCCTGTACCGGCGCATCGAGGCGGCGCGACAGAAGAACCCGCAGCTGAAGACGATCGTCGTCGATCCGCGCCGCACCGACACGGCGCGCGAAGCGAATCTGCATCTGCCGATCCTGCCGGGCACCGACGTCGCGCTCTTCAACGGCATGCTGCACGTGCTGCTGTGGGAGGAGTTGTGCGACCAGGCGTACATCGCGGCGCATACCGAAGGCTTCGATGCCTTGAAGCAGACCGTGCGCGAATACACGCCGGCGGCAGTGGCGCACACCTGCGGCGTGCCGGCCGACGCCATCGTCGAGGCGGCGCGCTGGTTCGGTCAGTCGGAGGCGACGCTGTCCCTCTATTGCCAGGGGCTCAACCAGTCGAGCAACGGCACGCAGAACAACGCGGCGCTCATCAATCTGCATCTCGCCACCGGACAGATCGGGCGTCCGGGTGCCGGTCCGCTTTCCCTCACCGGGCAGCCCAACGCCATGGGCGGGCGCGAGGTCGGCGGGCTCGCCAATCTGCTCTCGGCACACCGCGATATGGCCGACCCCGTGCACCGTGCCGAGGTCGCGCGTCTGTGGGGTGTTCCGGACGTGCCGGCGAAGCCGGGGAAGACTGCGGTGGAGCTGTTCGAGGCGGTGCGCAGCGGCGAGATCAAGGCGGTCTGGATCGCCTGTACCAACCCGGCGCAGTCGCTGCCGGATGTCGGTCTGGTGCACGAGGCCCTGCACAAGGCCGAGTTCGTCGTCGTCCAGGAGGCATTCACCAACACCGACACGGTGGCGTTCGCCGACGTGCTGCTTCCGGCCAGCACGTGGGGCGAGAAAGAGGGCGTCGTGACCAATTCAGAGCGCCGCATCACCCGCGTGAAGGGCGCCGTGGCGCCGCCCGGAGAGGCCCGTGCCGACTGGGAGATCGCACGCGACTTCGCACTCCGTCTGGGCGGTGCACTGGGCAACGCACTCGCGCCGCGCATGTTCGACTACGCGGACACGGAGGCGGTGTTCAACGAGCATCGCGAGTCCACGCGCGGTCGCGACTTGGACATCACCGGGCTGTCCTACGCGCTGCTGGAGACGCGCGGGCCGCAGCAGTGGCCGTTTCCGGAGGGCGCGACAGCGGGCAAGGTGCGCCTCTACGACGATGGCGTCTACCCGACGCCCACCGGACGCGCGCGCTTCCTCAACACGAAGTACAAGGCTACCGCGGAGAAGACCGACGCGCGTTTCCCGATGCATCTCAACACCGGTCGGCTGCGCGATCAGTGGCACGGCATGAGCCGCACCGGACGGGTCGCGCGGCTCTACAACCACGCCGGCGAACCGGTGCTCTCCGTGAACCCGGCGGACATGGAGCGGCGGCAACTGCGCGATGGCGACATCGTCCGGGTGACGAGCCGGCGCGGCGAGACGGTGCTGCGGGTCGCGGCGTCCGACGAGATGCGCCCGGGCCAGACGTTTCTGCCGATGCACTGGGGCGGGCAGTTCATGAATTCCGCCGGCGCCAACGGGCTCACCCTCGGGGCGCTCGATCCCGTCTCCAAGCAGCCGGAACTCAAGCATGCCGCGGTGCGCGTCGAGAAGCTCAACCTGCCGTGGCAGCTCGTCGTCATGCGTGTCGTCGACATGCGCGACGCATCCGCCGACACGGTGTCGGGCAAGGCCGCGCAGTGGCTGGCGTCTGCCAATCCGCTGCTCGGCGAGTTCGTCTACGCCACCATCGGGCTCTTCGGCCGCGAGCATCCGGCAGTCATCCTCCAGGCCGCTCACGCCGCGCCGGTGGCACCCGAGCTCGTCGCCGAGATCGACCGCCTGTTCGATTTCGACGAGCGCGCGAGCATGACCTACGTCGACGCCAAGCGCGGCATCTCCAAGCGCGTGATGATCGAGGACGGCGTCGTCACCGGGGTTCGCCTCACGGGGGAAACGGCCGCGCGCGACTGGCTGAAGGACATCATGGCGCAGGGATCGCCGGCCGACGCGGTGCGGCGCTGGGTGCTCGCGCCACTCGCCGCACCGCCTGCCGGGAGTCGCCAGCGCGGCCGCGTCATCTGCACCTGCCTGGATGTTGCCGAGCAGGAGATCACGGAGCGCATTGCGCTCGGCGCGGATCTGGGTGCGCTCCAGACATCGCTCAAGTGCGGGACGCAATGCGGGTCCTGTGTGCCGGAGCTCAAGCGGCTGGTCGCCCTCGGCGACAACAAGCCCGGCAACCTCGCGGCAGCGCGGCCGTAG
- the cobA gene encoding uroporphyrinogen-III C-methyltransferase yields MSGKVYLIGAGPGDIELLTLKAIRALGQADVALLDDLVNREVLRFLRPDARVIEVGKRGGCRSTPQAFIERQMVRLARAGSCVARIKGGDPFVFGRGGEELATLRAAGIEVEIVSGVTAGIGVPAALGIPVTHRDCAHGVTFVTGHTQGDAPVRWDALVASGTTLVIYMGMTHLPEIVAGLRSAGMSATTPVAIVQNGTLPRAASVVSCLGDVVEAAADAGLASPALVVVGEVVRFATPCANGVRERHVA; encoded by the coding sequence ATGAGCGGGAAGGTCTATCTCATCGGCGCCGGGCCCGGCGACATCGAGCTGCTGACGCTCAAGGCGATACGCGCGCTCGGCCAGGCGGACGTCGCGCTGCTGGACGATCTGGTGAACCGCGAGGTGCTGCGTTTTCTTCGCCCCGATGCGCGGGTGATCGAGGTCGGCAAGCGCGGCGGCTGCCGGTCGACGCCGCAGGCGTTCATCGAACGCCAGATGGTGCGGCTCGCGCGCGCGGGTTCGTGCGTGGCACGCATCAAGGGCGGCGATCCTTTCGTGTTCGGCCGCGGTGGCGAAGAGCTCGCAACGCTGCGCGCGGCCGGCATTGAAGTCGAGATCGTCAGCGGAGTCACCGCCGGCATCGGCGTGCCGGCAGCGCTCGGAATTCCGGTCACGCACCGCGACTGCGCGCACGGGGTGACCTTCGTCACCGGTCACACGCAGGGCGATGCGCCGGTGCGCTGGGATGCGCTGGTCGCCTCGGGGACGACGCTCGTGATCTACATGGGCATGACCCACCTGCCGGAGATCGTTGCGGGACTTCGCAGCGCCGGCATGAGCGCGACCACCCCGGTCGCCATCGTGCAGAACGGGACGCTGCCCCGCGCGGCCAGTGTCGTCTCCTGCCTCGGAGACGTGGTCGAGGCGGCCGCCGACGCCGGGCTCGCCAGCCCGGCGCTGGTGGTCGTGGGCGAAGTCGTGCGCTTCGCGACCCCGTGTGCGAACGGCGTGCGCGAGCGGCACGTGGCCTGA